The region CCTTCTACAAGCTCTCATaatggtaaaagaccattttacccctccatgcaTCAAGGATTCTTAACCCTACGCAgcgcgtattgggattacgctTGTCGTACGCCCTAGTTTTGCTCTTTCTGCTCTTTCGGTCATAACCAGTTAGGACCTTGGCTCATATCATATATTTGGACTCCCTAAAGGCTCTTACACCATAAATtccatgactttaagcctttgcatgggtGATAATGTCAAAAACACCCAAAACTCTCATTCTCTTATCTCAAAATACTCATATCTCATGCAAGGATTGATTCAAATGTCCAACTCTTGATTTTTATGAAACTATACACCTAAAGACACTTACAGGAAGTGCTCATAATCTCTGGAGCTCAATTTCTCGTAAAGCATGCAACTTTAGAACCAACACCCTAAAATGGTCTAACTTGATGCAAAAAACAAAAGATTGAGAAAGctttaagctttatacctccaaatgaagctCCCAACACAAATATGCTCAGATCTATAGCCTAGACTCCcactccttcttcactccaagaacacacaaaatcaaTGAAATGCTCTTAAATGGACACACATAACCTCCAGAAcaaggattagggtttgagagggttgttTGTCTAAGAATGGTgaccaggaatgaggccatcatatcctttatatagggacacaccccaaattagggttttcactatggGACTAGTATGCCCCACGTACCCTCGGGTACTCCCAGCATACTAGGTGGCTTCCGTGTCACAAACACACATATGACTACTATGAGCGTACACTCGCGTACCCCCCGCGTACTCATTTACCACCTTTTCACAataagggctaaacttgacaatTTACTAAAAGAGCAAGCGCTTATAAGGTTTACCGtgtcttgggatgttacaggaaCAGAGACAGGAATCGCAAAGGTTAGCTCAGGGTTCCTAGTTGTCGGTTTTGAAACCTTTAGTTGAGATGTAATATATTCTCCATTGCGAACCTCCGTGTGAATGTGAACATCTGAGACTATTTGAGACTACGAATCCTCTTGAACGCTTGGGGTTGGAGTTCGTGGTTGACGAGCCATCTTCCTATTTGGTTTAGAAGGTTcagcatcatactttcatttgccTCCCTTTTAGGTGACGAAGCTAGTTTAGAAGGACCAACTTTCGCTCCTTTCTTCTTTTCTCCCCTCTTCAGTTTATCCACTTCATCCAGGACCTTTTTCATTTCGTTTGTCAATGGGCGAAAGCATGAGAGGGGCAGACTATGATAGGCTCACAGTATATCGCTTGCAGCCAATATATCACAAAACATTCCTTGATGAATCGAACCGATGAAGTTGAACTTCGAGTTGCCAGCAAGAATGATGTTTGTTGCGTGGAATATCTGGATAGAAGACAAAAACGAACCTTCCAAATAGGGGATGTCATACTTTTTGATCTCCCTTTGAACGACAATCGACCAAAAGCAAGCACAGGAGATTTAACTTTGTCGAGTTGTTGAGAGAGTATTTCATATGAACTGAGCCCAGAGAACAGTCTCGTAGTCCAAGTTAATGTCGGAGTGGATTTCGTACATCATGTTCATGAAGAGCTTGCTCACACAGTCCAAGACAGTAACCCATTCAGAAAAACTCTTGAAGAGTAGTGTGAATAAGCCTTCCCACATCGGCGGCAAGTTGGGCTTTTTGATCTTTGAAATTGCACCTATCAATTCCTTGTAGCCCATTTGGAAGAACATCTCTAGAATCGTTGAGTTTGAGCTGCTTTCAGGATCAATTAGGTGATGACCCAGAGGATGTCGTAGGAGCTGACAAAATCGTGATTTTGTGATGTGGGTTTTGTGGTTGTGGACTTCGAATGTAATCAATTCTTCCCCTTTCTGATAACTAGTAATGGAGTAGGCCTTTGAAAAATGTATCGTAGGAACGATTTTAGACTTTGTTATAGCGATGACAAGAGGAGAGTACCTTAGACATTCAACAATCAGCTGAATAAACTCGTCGTATTTTGTGGGTCGAGATCGAGAACTAGGTTCTGATTGGCCTTGATGTTGAGGATGGACGATTGGGCCATGGTTTCTGTAACAAAGGGGGTCTCTGAGGAAGCTTCCATTGATGCTtgttgatgaagaagatgaatagtAGATAGAGAATAATTTCCGGAGGATTTCTTTGCATTTTGAAAGTGGTAATTGATTATTAAAGCGTTAAAAGCCTTTTATATGATTTGAAAGTGAGAGAAATCCGTCGATTTATTGCATTGGTTACTAAAAAGTCACCTAAAAAAGTGTGATTGACAGTTGTGATGTGTGTTAGGCGGCGTCAAATCAACGTCTATTCAAATTCCCGCACCCAATTTTATCCGTTAAGGTGCCGCTTCTGTTAGGCGCTTTCAAAGTTGATTCATTTGTGAGCTTTCACAATGAATAACCATCATCAAATCTGCCAAACTAAGAGAAATATAAGTGCCATGAATCAGACTTTAAAACATCACAAGGATCTTCGTGCGAGATTGTGCCAAAGATAATGAAATAAATCAGAATATTGTGGGATATTGGTGATGTCAATTAAGACATAAAACAGTGGATCCCGAGCAATGATATCTTCCTTTGGAGTCAAGAGAGACTCTAAAGTGTGTGTGTGGTATCCCGTTGAAGTGCGATCACTTTTTGTTAATAAACAGCGAAAGGAATCTTTTGTTTAGGCTGAAAGGGTGATTTTATCTTCAAACAAATGACGAAACATTATATAAGTAAGAACTTTAGGATGAAGTACTTCTCTGACCGGTTTAGTCATAAAAACAAGTAAGCTATGGAACTATTTTGAGTGACTAGGattcgcatagaaatcataagaaaaataaaaacttgaTCTATTGGGTAGAAACATCCTAGGTCTAGAACGTCTCATTAAGATCTCACAAAAAGAAAAACGAGATTTCAAGGTACTGACCACACAAGTGGGCATTCGTCAATTCCAAGGTGAAATTTCTACATGTAACTTTTTCACTGTCAATTCATATATATGTGATGGATTTTAGGTTTCACTCAATTCGTGATGATAACGAatttaagatcataaacatagaatTGGTTAtgaccataaaccttagtggtaatttctgagggTCTCAAGGGTTATATTTATGAGTTTGAAAGTGATGGAGAATAGGTATGAGGTGGTTCCAAAGAAAGAATGTACCCCAGTTATACAAAACTGACTTAAGCAGTGAACTCTTAACTCTTTGTGAGAAGATTCaggtagctcatgacttatgtgaattaagaccctttttgggaagaaatgatTGGTGTTATCGAATCATTAACTCTTCAACATAAAAAGTCGTTGAGGCTTTGGTCTacatgcaacagcatgcttctagggacacttaactagtgcatAGACAAGAAAGTTTATACCTGCCCCCATCATTTCTAATTGAGATCACCAAGATTCTTGACTGGAAACCTGCTCAATTGtccaatatttttggtatttttgaaataaataaaatgaaagtgaagaaaataaagaaaatatatttgtaattttgtttttctgaaaagaaataaaaactgaAAGAAGTAAAATATTTATGGattttaatgttttgaaaaatagataaaaaataataaaaaaacaaaacaaattaaatatttttggactttcgtttttatgaaaaagaaATACAAACAAAATTAACTAACGAAAATGTACAAAGGACACAAGAAAATTACAAACCACAAATGAACAGTTGACTACGAGTAAATGAGAACATTCACACCAATTAGCAGTGTCAACAGTTGGTTGCGAGTCCCTGCAAGTGTTCGCACTGATTCGCAAGACAAAACATGACTGTGAGTCACTGCGAGCATTCGACCAATTTACAAACCAAAAGATGACTGCGAGTCACTACGAGCATTCACACCAATTTGCAGGCCTATCAAAAACTTATGATTGCGAAGGTGGTTTCGGAATTGACGGAACGAACTCGACCTCTATCTTTCCTAAGCCTTGAAGAATGCGATTGAATGATTGTTCAGGTAAGGCTTTTGTAAAGATGTTGGCTAGCTGATTAGCGAAACTTAAAAAATATatctcgacatttccatctttaacattatctttgatgaagtgatacctcagtgctatgtgtttcatcTTTGAGTGTTACATTGGGTTATGAAAAATGCGAATGGTGCCTTCATAATCTCAATATAAGGGGATTCATTTCATATTGATTTCATAGTCCCGAAGTTGACACTGAATCGAAATGACTTGTGAGGTGCAGGATGCAACAGCTATGTACTCTGCTTCAGTAGTCGATAGGGAGACGTAATTTTGCTTTTTAGATTGACAACTTATgagttttccatcaagaaattggcatcctcccatTGTACTTTTTCTATCTAGACCGCAACCTCCAAGATCGGCATCTAAAAACTCTTGCACAAAGAAACCTAAACCCGAAGGGTACCATATTCCCAATGAGGATGTTCTCTTGAGATACCTAAAGATGTTCTTAACAGTTGCCATCTTAGGTTTGtgaggattagcttgaaacctagtaGAATAGCAAAAAGAAAACAAGATATCTGGACGACTAGCAATTAGATACATCAAAGACCCTATCATCCGATGATAAAGATTCATATCAGCCGCCGGTTTGTCCAGTAACGGAGTTAGTTTCGTTCTAAATGCCGTTGGAACCTTCACTTTAGAATCTCTCACCATTCCAATCTTAGAGAGTAAGGTCTTTGTATAATCCTCCGGATTGATAAAGATCCATTCCTAACTCTATCTTATATTCAAGCCAAGAAAAAACTTAATCAGACCCatggagctcatctcaaattttgtttccatcaactttcggaactcagctgttaagctagggtTAGTAGATCCAAAGATGATTTCATCAACATGAATTAGGATGATCATCaaatggtcaccatctttcttgcgaaagaaggttgctTCGACGTATCATTGTTTAAATTTAGCATGTTTTAAAATAACGAGTTATAGTTTCGTACCtagctcttggagcttgctttagaccataaactACCTTATCCAGAATGTAACACGGGTTCAAATATTTTTGGTTTATGAACCCTGGTGGTTGTTCCACATACACTGTTTTCTCTAATTCCCTATTTAGGAATGCACACTTTACATCCCTCTGatatacttcaaagttcttgtgtgcaacatatgcaagaaagatgttAACAAATTCTAACCATGCAACGGGTGTGAACGTTTCTTTGTAGTATATGCGTTCTTCCTGACAATAACCCTTTACTACGAGTCGCACTTtatttcttatcacattgccttccttatgCATTTTATTGCGAaatacccatttaagaccaacaaaaAAGCATCTTTTTGAGTGGGAATAAGTCTCTAGAATTTGTTTTGTTCGAATTCATTAAGCTCCTCCTGCATTTCTTGCagccaatcagaatgatcaagagcaatttgAATATTTTTAGGTTCAATTTTTGAGATAAATGAAttcaacatgcaaaattccactttagagaatagtgCAGTTCGCTTCGCCTTTTGTTGAGCTCTCGTAAGAACGCCTAAGGAAGAATCTCCAATGACTTGAGTTTTCAgctgatctttggtccatttagtCAACGGatgataatttggatcatatgtTGGATCCAATTCTGCATTCACTTCTTCAAATTCTAATTGTATATCTGAATCATCATTCGCATTTCCATTCTCCCCTTGAATTATGTATGATTATTGTCTTCTAGTTTCAGATTCT is a window of Lactuca sativa cultivar Salinas chromosome 1, Lsat_Salinas_v11, whole genome shotgun sequence DNA encoding:
- the LOC111888782 gene encoding uncharacterized mitochondrial protein AtMg00810-like → MVRDSKVKVPTAFRTKLTPLLDKPAADMNLYHRMIGSLMYLIASRPDILFSFCYSTRFQANPHKPKMATVKNIFRYLKRTSSLGIWYPSGLGFFVQEFLDADLGGCGLDRKSTMGGCQFLDGKLISCQSKKQNYVSLSTTEAEYIAVASCTSQVISIQCQLRDYEINMK